Sequence from the Prunus persica cultivar Lovell chromosome G5, Prunus_persica_NCBIv2, whole genome shotgun sequence genome:
atttaatttcattttttttccggTTACAAAAGTTAATTGTGAATTAAGGgctaaaagagaaaaaaataataataatcttttatttaattcaaaatttgcatTTACCACAAAGTCAAATATATAATACTACCTGGGGTTCAATATCACAACTTTGGTGATGCTCACTTTCAGTAATAAAAAGCAAGCAAATAGTACTGGGCATGTTAGAATGAACAAGCCTCACATGATATGATATATAGATAATACAGCACAACAAAAGATTTGAAATGTGGAAGTAGTACTACAAACAGTAAAATACACTGCAATATTTCTCTATTATTCCTTTCaaacttttgaattttgagaacTTGAAATGGAACCCAATACCATTAGATCATGTTTTCCACTGCTAGCTTGCTTGTAcaccaaacaaaaatttacTGAAAACAGAAACTGTGGTCCGCATCTAGTCTATGAGATTTGCATACTTGAATAGATGAGAGTGAAAAAGCGCTCAACTTCTGGTACATTTAGAATGATTTGGATGAATTTGCTTGGTTCTTCAAGGACTGTAGGACCCATCCGTGCAACCCGTGCCAAAACTTTGGCAAGTTGAACTCCTCCGGGTTGAGCACCCATGTCCACTATCACAGTATCCACCACTGCTCTCAATGCTATGTCAGCAACACTCCCAAATTCAGCACTGCAATAGAAGATGAACAGGATTTGACCGACTTCCAATTAGTGGAACAAAAAGTTACTAAAAGAAAAGGTGGCATTTTGAGGGATAACAATGACAAAATAAACTTGTATAATAAGCATTACATGTATGGATCTACTCTAGCAAGCTTATGAAAGAAGTCAGAATTAGGAAAAGCCAAAATCAGTATACCATGGCCGATAATGCTGCATCCCTAACATCACAGGCATACCTTGATATTACTGCCCGTGTCTCCACCATAAGTTGTTCAAATTTGGTGACATCTGGAAGAAGTGTGCTATCATTGCTGAAGGCAGTGGCTAGTTCAAGTGCACGAGCATCCTCTGGCATCAAGTAGTTCACCCAGTGATGGGGATCTCCTGTGCTCATGAACTTGTCAAGTATTTGCATGACAGTTGCATGAAGAACTGTGGCATTGAAGGAATCCCTTAGCTGCTTTCTGCACATGAAAAGCATCCAAACTATTTAATACGATCTCTGATAATCAATACGTTCTATGCAAAAGTTTGGTAGTTTGGTAGTTTCGTGTATTAAACACTTAATGAGAATAGATTGAAAGCCTGGACATTAACCATCGTATATAAGACATTTTTAAGGATGACATAGTCACAAAGGACAAGCATGTATACTCATAAGCATTAACGgagttaaacaaaaaaaatcaagaaaacgACTGAATTGACCGATAAACCTGCCTTTGATTTTCAGAATGGCATACAACATGATAATAGATGGTAAGACAAAGCTTACCCCTTAAGAACTTCTGTTGCTGCTGCCTGGATGTTTGAAATTAAAGCAGGCATGCCATACCTGGCTAGATAATCAGAACTTGCTAGAAACTTCTGCTGGTCATCCCTATGAATGAGATCAGCATCCTCCTGTAAACATAGTAATAACAAATATATACATTCAGAGAAGTAAAAGTAACATGTCAGAACCAGTAATATTGTCTAAAGTTCACTTCAGAACCAGTAGTAAAAGTAACATGTGAGTGGTGTTGCAAATCAGCCTTAATGTCTGTTAAATTACTGGGGGAAAATGAACAGATGTAATGGTACATTTAGGGAGTGAGCACCAATCAGACTGTCACCAAGCAGTAATCAGGGATAGTAATCTGAAATATATTATTTCCAGATTGAGACAACCTGGAAACCATCTACCCCCCTGCCACTAATACCTCATCTCCTCTATGGATATCCAGTCTCACTAGAAATGCATCCCAGTCCTTTTCTACACTCTCAAACAGAATTGCGTGTCTAGGCTTCACCATACTTATTCTACTAAGTTAGTCTCCAAAACTgaaccattttattttaaaatctcCTTAACAACAGTGAATGTGACGCCACTCAGCcactaccctaggtataattGCAACACGCTAGAATATCCCTAACTCCTGggaaattttatttacaagTGACATAACTTGCAGCCATATTTGATAACTCAATGAAACTTATTTACTTTGATTAAGTTTAGATCACATACATTCCTTCAATCCCAAATTTTGGTGACAGGCTAACCTACAAATGAACATCTAGAAGAAGATGTTTCACTTTTGAGGCTACATTTCCCAACAATCCATTTTTAGAAAGTGAAAGTTCACACATCTTGATATGCAATGATAATTCATCCTAGTATGAAATAGGACCATGAAATACATGCAAAATGGAGTTATCAATAATTTGCAAGTACTGAAAGTAGGAAAGTATATAGCTCTTACAATTAAAAGAGAGCTTCCAAGACCACGGGCAGTATCAATATATAAATGTCTCCCTAATATATTGACTTGAACTCTAATATATAAGCTAAGGATCGTCATTGCCCACAACGACAACACCATTCTCGTGAAACCTGGAAAAATACAAGACCTATACAAGGTGAGCTGATTATAAATATCAGAATTCATAAACTACGGTACTGATAGAtgacaaatatataaataaattcaagtttgtacttAAAAATTCAGTCAAGTCAGATTCATACTTAGAATTTTCAGTCTATCCCATAATTCAAGTTTCTCCGCAGATGTTGATTGGCCCTTCGCTTGCATTAACCTGTCGGTAAGGTGAGAAAGGTCTAACTCTTCAGCTATCCgactatttaaatattgcaTTGCATGAGGCAACGTTGTTGTATCAGCAATTCTTTGTATGTTCTCAAAATGGGCTTGCATTCTATTATTGGGAACAAAAAGACATAATGTTAGAACCCAGATAGTAAGTAGTTAGGGACTTAACAACAAAATATCTGGATACAGAAATTGAAGTGGGGATCTCTCTTAACTGGGCCTTGATAAGCTCTTCGTTTCTATCTCGTTCATGCTCAAGTTCGGTATCCAGGTCAGCAAGCCTTTGTCTGTGAGCATTATACAGTTTATACAGAAGATATCCACTTCCTAAAACACCAGCTGTAACATACAACTTCCTCCTATGCCTTCTCCAAAATCCCCTAAAATAACAATGGCGTACCAAAATCGAAAGTAAACAGTTGGTGAATAAAATCAAGTCAATTGttacaaaacccaaaagtAAACcagatatatacacataaacCACAATAACAGGAAAGCCATTAAACCAAAGGACCAGTTATTACTAACAAATTTTATCAACAAAATGTAAGAGCCCGCAAGAGTAAGCAACCAATtataacaacaaaagaaaaacaacgaATATCTCAAATAAATTACCATAATAGAGAAAGTAGAACAATACccagaagaagaaatagaCAATTAAATCAGTAACAGAGACGCACAACAAAGACCCAGATGACAGAACGCATTAAATTTGATGAACTGACCTTAAAGAAAGCATTGTTGGTGCTATGAGAGCCAAGCATCCATCACTGAGCCTTAATACACTGAAGTCCCTTCTGTGAAGATGGTTTTGAAAGAAGATAGTTTCGAGtggaaaagggaaaataaaatggaaaaaagttGTTTATCGGGCAGAGCCGCAAGCGGTCCTAGGAAAACCCGCGCCGTAATCAAGTGTAACGATGGTTCTTCACGTAATGGAAATCAGTTTGAGGATTCAAAGAGACTGTAAAAGCCTAATACGAGGAGGCCCTTCTGTTATGAGTAAGTTTATCTGAGGAATTTTGAAGGATTTGTAGAGAAGGCAAGTGGGGTTAAGTTAAGGCTGGTAGGATGAGATCAATTGGGCGTAGTATGTTTAGGCCCCGAAAGTTTTGGTAATTCACTTAAACTCTAGCTTTATATGAACTTTTCTATTCTACTAATAGTAATGGTTAGGTTAATGCTCTCTTCCTATCAAAATCCCGTATGTTGCTAATTCTGTAAATCTGAATTATATTGAAGTAAAATTTTGCATACactatataattataatgcaAGCAATTGTTCAAATTATGGTATTGTCAAAATTAGTACGG
This genomic interval carries:
- the LOC18776354 gene encoding peroxisome biogenesis protein 3-2; this encodes MLSLRGFWRRHRRKLYVTAGVLGSGYLLYKLYNAHRQRLADLDTELEHERDRNEELIKAQMQAHFENIQRIADTTTLPHAMQYLNSRIAEELDLSHLTDRLMQAKGQSTSAEKLELWDRLKILSFTRMVLSLWAMTILSLYIRVQVNILGRHLYIDTARGLGSSLLIEDADLIHRDDQQKFLASSDYLARYGMPALISNIQAAATEVLKGKQLRDSFNATVLHATVMQILDKFMSTGDPHHWVNYLMPEDARALELATAFSNDSTLLPDVTKFEQLMVETRAVISSAEFGSVADIALRAVVDTVIVDMGAQPGGVQLAKVLARVARMGPTVLEEPSKFIQIILNVPEVERFFTLIYSSMQIS